The Miltoncostaea oceani genome includes a region encoding these proteins:
- a CDS encoding ABC transporter permease yields MSAAGRVAAAYAFWPRGAVHMWSRNATVGRKTLLTSLTPRFLEAIAYLAIMGLGLGTYLTTVEGVDYVDFIAPGVAASTVMFGAIIETTYNSFVRIHVRRVVEAVVTTPLSLADVVVGEYLWAATRAVVYGIVFLIVMAAFGLIHSPMALLLPPVFVIGALTFAVLGMAYTSMVSSIEHFNILFTGLLTPMFLFGGVFFPFSGLPDWAQVVGWCLPLSHLVAATRDLTLGGADGWTLVHVGALLAILLAAFPFPARRLRRTLLR; encoded by the coding sequence GTGAGCGCGGCGGGCCGGGTCGCCGCCGCCTACGCGTTCTGGCCCCGCGGGGCCGTGCACATGTGGTCGCGCAACGCGACGGTGGGGCGCAAGACCCTCCTGACGAGCCTCACGCCGCGCTTCCTCGAGGCGATCGCGTACCTGGCGATCATGGGCCTCGGCCTCGGGACGTACCTCACGACGGTGGAGGGCGTCGACTACGTCGACTTCATCGCCCCGGGCGTGGCGGCGAGCACGGTGATGTTCGGGGCGATCATCGAGACGACGTACAACTCGTTCGTCCGCATCCACGTGCGGCGGGTGGTGGAGGCGGTCGTCACGACGCCGCTGTCCCTCGCGGACGTGGTGGTGGGCGAGTACCTGTGGGCCGCGACCCGGGCGGTGGTCTACGGGATCGTCTTCCTGATCGTGATGGCGGCGTTCGGCCTGATCCACTCGCCGATGGCGCTGCTGCTGCCCCCGGTGTTCGTCATCGGCGCGCTGACGTTCGCGGTGCTGGGGATGGCGTACACGTCGATGGTGTCGAGCATCGAGCACTTCAACATCCTCTTCACGGGGCTGCTGACGCCGATGTTCCTGTTCGGCGGGGTCTTCTTCCCGTTCTCGGGACTCCCCGACTGGGCCCAGGTGGTCGGCTGGTGCCTGCCCCTCTCGCACCTGGTCGCGGCGACCCGCGACCTGACCCTCGGCGGGGCGGACGGGTGGACCCTCGTCCACGTCGGCGCCCTCCTCGCGATCCTCCTCGCGGCGTTCCCCTTCCCGGCCCGGCGCCTGCGACGGACGCTGCTCCGCTAG
- a CDS encoding NAD-dependent malic enzyme has product MSQPNYSLTVRATIPARVGMLGRVMAAIGDAGGQVGGVDIVRSGKESVTRDIAVYARDEAHGAEVTRAVGGVEGVTVESSVDRVFLAHAGGKVGMQNRVPVATRDDLSMAYTPGVARVCMAIHHDFEQAWEYTIKGNSVMVVSDGSSVVGQGDLGPEASLPALEAKAALLRRLAAIDAFPLPVDLRDPAEIAEAVVLCSSVFAGIHLSDIAAPRCFEVQRLIQERLDIPVFHEDQQGTAAAVLAALTNGLGIVGTPLSEATVVVAGLGPGGQAVVRLLVAAGVGTVVACDSKGAVHAGRGDLDDEGLTWIAENTNAAGLSGPVTEVLAGAHAFVGLSAPGLLSADAVRAMAPDPVVLALAMPDPELLPEEAAGVARVYATGRPDVPNQINSGLASPGIWRGALDCRATEINVEMTLAAAEAIAATAAEDGGVSEVNVVPSIFSQRLVPNVAAAVRAAAERTGVARITAGAAAPTS; this is encoded by the coding sequence ATGTCGCAGCCCAACTACTCGCTGACCGTCCGCGCCACCATCCCGGCGCGCGTGGGGATGCTCGGCCGCGTGATGGCCGCGATCGGGGACGCGGGCGGGCAGGTGGGCGGCGTGGACATCGTGCGCTCCGGCAAGGAGAGCGTGACCCGCGACATCGCGGTGTACGCCCGCGACGAGGCGCACGGCGCCGAGGTCACCCGCGCCGTCGGGGGCGTCGAGGGCGTCACCGTCGAGTCGAGCGTCGACCGGGTCTTCCTCGCCCACGCCGGCGGGAAGGTGGGGATGCAGAACCGGGTGCCGGTCGCGACCCGCGACGACCTGTCGATGGCCTACACCCCGGGCGTCGCCCGTGTCTGCATGGCGATCCACCACGACTTCGAGCAGGCCTGGGAGTACACGATCAAGGGCAACAGCGTCATGGTCGTGAGCGACGGCTCGTCCGTCGTCGGCCAGGGCGACCTCGGCCCGGAGGCGTCGCTGCCGGCGCTGGAGGCGAAGGCCGCGCTGCTGCGCCGCCTCGCGGCGATCGACGCGTTCCCGCTGCCCGTCGACCTGCGCGACCCCGCGGAGATCGCGGAGGCCGTGGTCCTGTGCTCGTCGGTGTTCGCCGGCATCCACCTGAGCGACATCGCCGCGCCCCGGTGCTTCGAGGTGCAGCGCCTCATCCAGGAGCGCCTCGACATCCCGGTCTTCCACGAGGACCAGCAGGGCACCGCGGCCGCGGTGCTGGCCGCCCTCACCAACGGCCTCGGCATCGTCGGCACCCCCCTCTCCGAGGCGACCGTGGTGGTGGCGGGCCTCGGCCCCGGCGGGCAGGCCGTCGTGCGGCTCCTCGTCGCCGCCGGCGTCGGCACCGTCGTCGCCTGCGACAGCAAGGGCGCCGTCCACGCGGGGCGCGGCGACCTCGACGACGAGGGCCTCACCTGGATCGCGGAGAACACGAACGCCGCGGGCCTCTCCGGCCCGGTCACGGAGGTCCTGGCGGGCGCCCACGCGTTCGTCGGCCTGTCGGCGCCCGGCCTGCTGTCGGCGGACGCGGTGCGCGCGATGGCGCCCGACCCCGTCGTGCTGGCGCTGGCGATGCCCGACCCGGAGCTGCTGCCCGAGGAGGCCGCCGGCGTCGCCCGCGTCTACGCGACGGGCCGGCCGGACGTGCCGAACCAGATCAACTCGGGCCTCGCGTCCCCCGGCATCTGGCGGGGCGCGCTCGACTGCCGCGCGACGGAGATCAACGTGGAGATGACCCTCGCCGCCGCGGAGGCGATCGCCGCGACCGCCGCCGAGGACGGGGGCGTGTCCGAGGTCAACGTGGTGCCGTCGATCTTCAGCCAGCGGCTCGTGCCGAACGTCGCCGCCGCCGTCCGCGCCGCCGCGGAGCGGACCGGGGTCGCGCGGATCACGGCGGGGGCCGCGGCCCCGACCTCCTGA
- a CDS encoding NADH-quinone oxidoreductase subunit B, giving the protein MLTTFDKALAWARSSSIWPATFGLACCAIEMMHTATPRYDIARFGAEVFRASPRQADLLIVSGRVAQKMAPVLRRIYDQMLEPKWVISMGACASTGGVFNNYALVQGVDKVVPVDVYVPGCPPRPEGLIEGILVLQRKIGANGLATASDLRRERAGSGAG; this is encoded by the coding sequence ATGCTCACCACGTTCGACAAGGCGCTCGCCTGGGCGCGCTCCTCGTCGATCTGGCCCGCCACCTTCGGCCTCGCCTGCTGCGCGATCGAGATGATGCACACCGCCACCCCGCGGTACGACATCGCCCGCTTCGGCGCCGAGGTGTTCCGCGCCTCGCCGCGCCAGGCCGACCTCCTCATCGTCTCCGGCCGCGTCGCCCAGAAGATGGCCCCCGTGCTGCGCCGCATCTACGACCAGATGCTGGAGCCCAAGTGGGTCATCTCCATGGGCGCCTGCGCCTCGACCGGCGGGGTGTTCAACAACTACGCCCTCGTGCAGGGCGTCGACAAGGTCGTCCCCGTCGACGTCTACGTGCCCGGCTGCCCGCCGCGCCCCGAGGGCCTCATCGAGGGCATCCTCGTCCTCCAGAGGAAGATCGGCGCGAACGGCCTGGCCACCGCCTCCGACCTGCGGCGCGAGCGCGCGGGCTCGGGTGCCGGGTGA
- a CDS encoding tetratricopeptide repeat protein, which yields MQDRIDYFARLVAEDPTVARARFAYANELLRAERWEDAVEQLRAYLDLAEDEGNAWGRLAEALTALGRVDEAADAYLTGIDQSLKHGHTGMASDFEAAIDAL from the coding sequence GTGCAGGACCGCATCGACTACTTCGCGCGGCTGGTCGCCGAGGACCCGACGGTGGCGCGCGCCCGCTTCGCCTACGCGAACGAGCTGCTCCGGGCGGAGCGGTGGGAGGACGCCGTGGAGCAGCTGCGGGCGTACCTCGACCTGGCGGAGGACGAGGGCAACGCGTGGGGGCGCCTCGCGGAGGCCCTCACGGCGCTCGGCCGGGTCGACGAGGCCGCCGACGCGTACCTGACGGGCATCGACCAGAGCCTGAAGCACGGCCACACCGGCATGGCCTCCGACTTCGAGGCCGCCATCGACGCGCTGTGA
- a CDS encoding VWA domain-containing protein gives MAVDEWLAFQGALGRGLADSSLHRLYLLARAMLVKSERHYDDYDLAFADYLSGLERTGDEITDAVWEWLDANPGALTPTGEQRARLEAALGRLDLDDLRARLAERLANQDGAHHGGSKHIGTGGTSPFGHSGWHPGGIRIGGASGHRTAAQVAAERRFRDHRTDAVIGVREMGVALRRLRRLTTRLDGPATELDVADTIDATADAAGRLSLRFRRPRRNAVRVLLLLDVGGSMDAHAELVGRLFSAVHQNGRFRDLTVRYFHNCVYDRLYASARMLPSQSEATLDVLARTSPDHKLVVVGDACMAPSELTMVGGAIDWYQHNEEPGWTWLERLASRHPARAWLNPVPAEWWPGVHGARTLAAVRTLFPMHELSVDGLGAAVEDLMAA, from the coding sequence GTGGCGGTGGACGAATGGCTCGCGTTCCAGGGGGCGCTCGGGCGCGGCCTCGCCGACTCGAGCCTGCACCGCCTGTACCTGCTGGCCCGCGCGATGCTGGTGAAGTCGGAGCGCCACTACGACGACTACGACCTCGCCTTCGCGGACTACCTGTCGGGCCTGGAGCGCACCGGCGACGAGATCACCGACGCGGTGTGGGAGTGGCTCGACGCGAACCCGGGGGCCCTCACCCCGACGGGGGAGCAGCGGGCCCGGCTCGAGGCGGCGCTCGGGCGGCTCGACCTCGACGACCTGCGGGCACGCCTCGCGGAGCGGCTCGCGAACCAGGACGGCGCCCACCACGGCGGCTCGAAGCACATCGGGACGGGCGGCACGTCGCCGTTCGGGCACTCGGGGTGGCACCCGGGCGGCATCCGGATCGGGGGGGCGAGCGGGCACCGCACCGCGGCGCAGGTGGCGGCGGAGCGGCGGTTCCGCGACCACCGCACCGACGCGGTCATCGGGGTGCGGGAGATGGGCGTCGCCCTGCGGCGGCTGCGGCGCCTCACGACCCGCCTCGACGGTCCCGCGACGGAGCTCGATGTGGCGGACACGATCGACGCGACCGCCGACGCGGCGGGGCGGCTGAGCCTGCGGTTCCGCCGGCCGCGGCGCAACGCCGTCCGGGTGCTGCTGCTGCTCGACGTGGGCGGGTCGATGGACGCCCACGCGGAGCTGGTGGGGCGGCTGTTCAGCGCGGTGCACCAGAACGGCCGCTTCCGGGACCTGACGGTCCGCTACTTCCACAACTGCGTCTACGACCGCCTGTACGCGTCGGCGCGGATGCTGCCGTCGCAGTCGGAGGCGACCCTCGACGTGCTGGCGCGGACGAGCCCGGACCACAAGCTCGTGGTGGTGGGGGACGCGTGCATGGCCCCGAGCGAGCTGACGATGGTGGGCGGGGCGATCGACTGGTACCAGCACAACGAGGAGCCGGGCTGGACGTGGCTGGAGCGGCTCGCGTCGCGGCACCCGGCGCGGGCGTGGCTGAACCCGGTCCCGGCGGAGTGGTGGCCGGGGGTCCACGGCGCCCGGACCCTCGCGGCCGTCCGGACCCTCTTCCCGATGCACGAGCTGTCGGTCGACGGCCTCGGCGCCGCCGTCGAGGACCTGATGGCCGCCTGA
- the nuoD gene encoding NADH dehydrogenase (quinone) subunit D: protein MTPQEALATLEATTESDPGSRQPMIINLGPQHPSTHGVLRLVTELDGEVIRDIHPVIGYLHTGIEKQCENKTYWQAITLVTRMDYLASYFNIHAYTMSVEKLLELEVPDRAQYIRVIMCELNRITSHLVWLGTSGLELGALTVMFYTYREREKALDLGEMIAGERMNTRFFQVGGCADDMPPGFEQRLRAFIDEMPARIDEYEGLLSENPIWIDRTRGVGVLPADQLIDLGVTGPALRAAGVDLDLRKTTPYSGYEHFDFQVPLGATGDAYDRYTVRIREMRESVRIIGQALDGMPEGRHIADDRKVVLPPRGELSTSMEALIHHFKLVTEGFRVPEGEAYTAVESPRGELGCYVVADGSPKPRRVHMRDPSFVNLQALRPMAKGAYLADLITMIGSLDNVMGGVDR from the coding sequence ATGACGCCGCAGGAGGCGCTCGCCACGCTCGAGGCGACCACCGAGTCCGACCCCGGCTCGCGGCAGCCGATGATCATCAACCTCGGCCCGCAGCACCCCTCCACCCACGGCGTGCTGCGCCTCGTCACCGAGCTCGACGGCGAGGTCATCCGCGACATCCACCCGGTGATCGGCTACCTGCACACCGGCATCGAGAAGCAGTGCGAGAACAAGACGTACTGGCAGGCCATCACGCTCGTCACGCGGATGGACTACCTGGCGTCGTACTTCAACATCCACGCGTACACGATGTCGGTGGAGAAGCTCCTCGAGCTCGAGGTGCCCGACCGCGCGCAGTACATCCGCGTGATCATGTGCGAGCTGAACCGCATCACGAGCCACCTCGTCTGGCTCGGCACCAGCGGCCTCGAGCTCGGCGCGCTGACCGTCATGTTCTACACGTACCGCGAGCGCGAGAAGGCCCTCGACCTCGGCGAGATGATCGCCGGCGAGCGCATGAACACCCGGTTCTTCCAGGTGGGCGGCTGCGCCGACGACATGCCCCCCGGCTTCGAGCAGCGCCTCCGCGCGTTCATCGACGAGATGCCGGCGCGCATCGACGAGTACGAGGGGCTCCTCTCCGAGAACCCGATCTGGATCGACCGCACCCGCGGCGTCGGGGTGCTCCCCGCCGACCAGCTCATCGACCTCGGCGTCACCGGGCCCGCCCTGCGCGCCGCCGGCGTCGACCTCGACCTGCGCAAGACGACGCCGTACTCGGGGTACGAGCACTTCGACTTCCAGGTCCCGCTCGGCGCGACCGGCGACGCCTACGACCGGTACACCGTCCGCATCCGCGAGATGCGCGAGTCGGTCCGGATCATCGGGCAGGCCCTCGACGGCATGCCGGAGGGCCGCCACATCGCCGACGACCGCAAGGTCGTGCTGCCGCCCCGCGGCGAGCTCTCCACCTCGATGGAGGCGCTCATCCACCACTTCAAGCTCGTCACCGAGGGCTTCCGGGTGCCGGAGGGCGAGGCCTACACCGCCGTCGAGAGCCCCCGCGGCGAGCTCGGCTGCTACGTCGTCGCCGACGGCTCGCCGAAGCCCCGCCGCGTGCACATGCGCGACCCCAGCTTCGTGAACCTTCAGGCGCTCCGGCCGATGGCGAAGGGCGCCTACCTCGCGGACCTGATCACGATGATCGGCTCGCTGGACAACGTCATGGGAGGCGTCGACCGGTGA
- a CDS encoding AAA family ATPase — MSTGFAGTAGYIAGDELRAAVDVAVALERPLLVRGEPGTGKTLLAEAIAEALGMELLVWGVKSTTRAQDGLYVYDTVQRLYDSQFGEGDPSDIARYIRLGRLGEAFASPTRVVLLIDEVDKADLEFPNDLLWELDRMSFHIPETGRTVAAVQRPVVVVTSNAEKELPDAFLRRCVFHYIAFPGPEELEAIVRVHHPDLDESLLAAALEAFYVLRSFEGLQKRPSTSELIDWVQALVIGGVPAERVVAELPFLGVVLKTPLDVEMARRHLAVRARRVPRGT, encoded by the coding sequence TTGAGCACGGGGTTCGCGGGGACCGCCGGCTACATCGCGGGTGACGAGCTCCGGGCGGCCGTCGACGTGGCCGTGGCGCTGGAGCGGCCGCTGCTGGTGCGGGGCGAGCCGGGGACGGGCAAGACGCTGCTGGCGGAGGCGATCGCCGAGGCGCTCGGGATGGAGCTGCTGGTGTGGGGCGTCAAGTCCACCACCCGCGCCCAGGACGGGCTCTACGTCTACGACACCGTCCAGCGCCTCTACGACAGCCAGTTCGGCGAGGGCGACCCGTCGGACATCGCCCGCTACATCCGCCTCGGGCGCCTCGGCGAGGCGTTCGCGTCGCCCACCCGGGTGGTGCTGCTGATCGACGAGGTCGACAAGGCCGACCTCGAGTTCCCGAACGACCTGCTGTGGGAGCTCGACCGGATGAGCTTCCACATCCCCGAGACGGGGCGGACCGTCGCCGCGGTGCAGCGCCCCGTGGTGGTGGTGACGTCGAACGCCGAGAAGGAGCTGCCGGACGCGTTCCTGCGCCGGTGCGTCTTCCACTACATCGCGTTCCCCGGCCCGGAGGAGCTCGAGGCGATCGTCCGGGTCCACCACCCGGACCTCGACGAGTCGCTCCTCGCCGCCGCCCTCGAGGCGTTCTACGTGCTGCGGTCGTTCGAGGGCCTGCAGAAGCGCCCGAGCACCAGCGAGCTGATCGACTGGGTCCAGGCCCTCGTCATCGGCGGCGTCCCCGCCGAGCGGGTCGTGGCGGAGCTGCCGTTCCTCGGCGTGGTCCTGAAGACGCCCCTCGACGTCGAGATGGCGCGCCGGCACCTCGCCGTCCGGGCGCGGCGGGTCCCCCGGGGCACGTAA
- a CDS encoding NADH-quinone oxidoreductase subunit C, giving the protein MSEVRATIESAVAGSVIDEVSHAGELTIEIAPERLLEVARFVKGPPLACVLLSDVNCADIIEDPRRFRVAYHLFSLETGARLRLRCWAVPGDDDRPELDSVTSVWATANWHEREVYDMFGVRFRNHPDLARILMPLDWEGHPLRRDYPLGGEEVQFTDAV; this is encoded by the coding sequence GTGAGCGAGGTGCGCGCGACGATCGAGTCCGCCGTCGCGGGCTCGGTCATCGACGAGGTCAGCCACGCCGGCGAGCTCACCATCGAGATCGCCCCCGAGCGGCTGCTCGAGGTCGCCCGCTTCGTGAAGGGGCCGCCCCTCGCGTGCGTGCTGCTGTCCGACGTCAACTGCGCGGACATCATCGAGGACCCCCGGCGCTTCCGCGTCGCGTACCACCTCTTCTCGCTCGAGACCGGCGCGCGCCTGCGGCTGCGCTGCTGGGCCGTCCCCGGCGACGACGACCGGCCCGAGCTCGACTCGGTCACCTCCGTCTGGGCCACGGCCAACTGGCACGAGCGCGAGGTGTACGACATGTTCGGCGTCCGCTTCCGCAACCACCCCGACCTGGCCCGCATCCTCATGCCCCTCGACTGGGAGGGCCACCCGCTGCGGCGTGACTACCCGCTCGGCGGCGAGGAGGTCCAGTTCACCGATGCGGTCTAG
- a CDS encoding DUF3054 domain-containing protein, translating to MIVRPRAIAAAVLADAAGIVLFAALGRASHDEGSAVAGTLEVAAPFLIGAAAGWAVARGGRAPVALTTGVAAWAGALTAGMALRGLVFDRGTAPSFVVVAAIVLGVLLLGWRLAVRVVERRRGAARV from the coding sequence CTGATCGTCCGTCCCCGCGCCATCGCGGCGGCGGTCCTCGCCGACGCCGCGGGGATCGTCCTCTTCGCGGCCCTGGGCCGCGCGAGCCACGACGAGGGCTCGGCCGTCGCGGGCACGCTGGAGGTCGCCGCCCCGTTCCTGATCGGGGCGGCCGCCGGGTGGGCCGTCGCGCGGGGGGGGCGGGCGCCCGTCGCCCTCACCACCGGCGTCGCCGCCTGGGCGGGCGCGCTGACGGCGGGGATGGCGCTCCGCGGGCTCGTGTTCGACCGCGGCACCGCCCCGTCGTTCGTGGTGGTCGCGGCGATCGTGCTGGGCGTCCTCCTCCTCGGGTGGCGCCTGGCCGTGCGGGTCGTCGAGCGGCGGAGGGGCGCGGCGCGGGTCTGA
- the gmd gene encoding GDP-mannose 4,6-dehydratase has product MPRALITGITGQDGSYLAELLLDKGYEVWGVVRRASTESYERIEHLRDRLHFAQADLLDQPSLTAALQQAEPDEVYNLAAQSFVPTSWTQPVLTAEFTAVGVTRLLEAIRQVNPAIRFYQASSSEMFGRVLETPQSEDTPFYPRSPYGVAKVYGHYITVNYRESYDLFACSGILFNHESPRRGLEFVTRKVTNGVARIKMGLDDHLTLGNLDARRDWGFAGDYVDAMWRMLQQDEPEDYVVATGETHTVERLVQLAFDHAGLDRDAHVRTDPSLIRPAEVDLLVGDPAKAKEKLGWEPSVDFEGLVRMMVDADLERLSGAGGATRG; this is encoded by the coding sequence GTGCCCCGCGCCCTCATCACCGGCATCACGGGTCAGGACGGCTCGTACCTGGCCGAGCTCCTGCTCGACAAGGGGTACGAGGTGTGGGGCGTCGTGCGCCGCGCGTCGACCGAGTCGTACGAGCGGATCGAGCACCTCCGCGACCGCCTGCACTTCGCCCAGGCCGACCTGCTCGACCAGCCGTCGCTGACGGCGGCGCTGCAGCAGGCCGAGCCCGACGAGGTCTACAACCTCGCCGCCCAGTCGTTCGTGCCGACGTCGTGGACGCAGCCGGTGCTGACGGCGGAGTTCACCGCGGTGGGCGTCACGCGGCTCCTCGAGGCGATCCGCCAGGTGAACCCGGCGATCCGCTTCTACCAGGCGTCGTCGAGCGAGATGTTCGGCCGCGTGCTGGAGACCCCGCAGAGCGAGGACACGCCGTTCTACCCGCGCAGCCCCTACGGGGTCGCGAAGGTCTACGGCCACTACATCACCGTGAACTACCGCGAGTCGTACGACCTCTTCGCGTGCTCGGGGATCCTCTTCAACCACGAGTCCCCCCGCCGCGGCCTGGAGTTCGTGACCCGCAAGGTCACCAACGGGGTCGCCCGGATCAAGATGGGCCTCGACGACCACCTGACCCTCGGCAACCTCGACGCCCGCCGCGACTGGGGCTTCGCGGGGGACTACGTCGACGCGATGTGGCGGATGCTGCAGCAGGACGAGCCGGAGGACTACGTCGTCGCGACCGGCGAGACGCACACGGTGGAGCGCCTCGTGCAGCTCGCCTTCGACCACGCCGGGCTCGACCGCGACGCCCACGTCCGCACCGACCCCTCCCTGATCCGCCCCGCCGAGGTCGACCTGCTCGTCGGCGACCCCGCGAAGGCGAAGGAGAAGCTCGGCTGGGAGCCCTCCGTCGACTTCGAGGGCCTCGTCCGGATGATGGTCGACGCCGACCTCGAGCGGCTCTCGGGCGCGGGGGGCGCGACGCGGGGGTGA
- a CDS encoding GDP-mannose 4,6-dehydratase, which yields MRVLITGATGFAGRHLSTCCTALGHEVHALVRPGREDAVVRGVRAHAADLADPAQVAALLRRVAPEGLVHLAGASSVGRSFGDPLGTWDVNLGGTLSVLEALRTEAPRTTALVVTSGEIYGRVPVDALPVTEHTPFDPVSPYGASKAAADLAAGQYRAAYGVHAVRVRAFNHIGPGQDARFVLPNIARQIARAERDGLPRVEVTVGNLDTRRDFVDVRDMVRAYVLLLERADPDQVYLACGGRSTPVREIIEGLAPLARIPVAFTSHEGLRREGEQPDLYGSPDRLRDATGWTPEIPLETTLSDTLDWWRERVSRDDEE from the coding sequence GTGAGGGTCCTCATCACCGGCGCCACCGGATTCGCCGGACGGCACCTGTCCACCTGCTGCACCGCACTCGGCCACGAGGTGCACGCGCTGGTGCGGCCCGGACGCGAGGACGCCGTCGTCCGTGGGGTCCGCGCCCACGCCGCCGACCTCGCCGACCCCGCGCAGGTCGCCGCCCTCCTGCGTCGCGTCGCGCCGGAGGGGCTCGTCCACCTGGCGGGGGCCTCGTCGGTGGGTCGTTCGTTCGGCGACCCGCTCGGCACCTGGGACGTCAACCTCGGCGGCACCCTCTCGGTGCTGGAGGCCCTCCGCACCGAGGCGCCGCGCACGACGGCCCTCGTCGTGACGAGCGGGGAGATCTACGGCCGCGTCCCCGTCGATGCGCTCCCCGTCACGGAGCACACCCCGTTCGACCCGGTGTCGCCCTACGGGGCGTCGAAGGCCGCCGCCGACCTCGCCGCCGGGCAGTACCGCGCCGCCTACGGCGTCCACGCGGTGCGGGTGCGGGCCTTCAACCACATCGGCCCGGGGCAGGACGCCCGCTTCGTGCTGCCGAACATCGCCCGCCAGATCGCCCGGGCGGAGCGCGACGGCCTGCCGCGCGTCGAGGTCACGGTGGGGAACCTGGACACCCGCCGCGACTTCGTGGACGTCCGCGACATGGTGCGCGCCTACGTGCTGCTGCTGGAGCGCGCCGACCCCGACCAGGTGTACCTGGCGTGCGGCGGCCGGTCGACGCCGGTCCGGGAGATCATCGAGGGCCTCGCCCCCCTCGCCCGCATCCCGGTGGCGTTCACCTCCCACGAGGGCCTGCGCCGCGAGGGCGAGCAACCCGACCTCTATGGTTCGCCGGACCGCCTCCGGGATGCGACCGGATGGACCCCCGAGATCCCCCTGGAGACCACCCTCTCCGACACGCTCGACTGGTGGCGTGAGCGGGTGTCCCGCGACGACGAGGAGTAG
- a CDS encoding NADH-quinone oxidoreductase subunit A gives MELSDYLPILIYFAGGLAVAGAIFSLSKVVKSKPNPAKILPYESGILPGAPTRQRFSIDFYLTAMLFIVFDIELAFLYPIAVTLRDDGVLGLVVLLVFVFTVVEALVYIWKKGALEWR, from the coding sequence GTGGAGCTCTCCGACTACCTGCCGATCCTGATCTACTTCGCCGGCGGCCTGGCCGTGGCCGGTGCGATCTTCTCGTTGAGCAAGGTCGTCAAGAGCAAGCCGAACCCCGCCAAGATCCTGCCGTACGAGAGCGGGATCCTCCCCGGGGCGCCCACGCGGCAGCGGTTCTCGATCGACTTCTACCTCACGGCGATGCTGTTCATCGTCTTCGACATCGAGCTCGCGTTTCTCTACCCGATCGCGGTGACGCTCCGCGACGACGGCGTGCTCGGCCTGGTGGTCCTCCTGGTCTTCGTCTTCACCGTCGTGGAGGCGCTGGTCTACATCTGGAAGAAGGGGGCGCTCGAATGGCGCTGA